GCCGCACAGCCTTACTTAAACTTAGGTGCCCAAGGACCTGACCCATTCTTTTATCATAACTTTTGGCCTTGGAAAAAAGATGGGTCAGTTAATGAGATTGGGAATGCCCTTCACCATTACTATTGCGGGCCCGTTTTATTATCGATGATTGAGCAAGCCAAGCAAGCATCTTTCTCAACTAAAGCCTATGTAGCTGGGTTTGTTACCCATCATATTTTAGATCGGAATACGCATCCTTATATTCATTACTTAGCAGGATATCATAAGAATAAACATCAGGAGCTCGAAGTTATCATTGATACAATCATGATGGAACGCTATCGAAACCTACAAACATGGAAAACACCTGTATATAAGGAAATTAATGTTGGACGTTTATTAGATAGGGAGATAGAGGAGCTTCTTGATAAGTCCATAACGCTATATTTTCCTAAAGAACGAAACAAAGTGGCTGAACATTATATTCAATCTGCTTATAAAGATATGAAGAAAGCGTTACGTGTACTGTATGATCCATATGGGTGGAAGAATATTTTACTTGGATCCATGATTTCATCCTTTTCTCATCAACCAGTTAAATCCAATACGGATTATTTGAATGAAAAGAAACTGGTTTGGAAACATTCCGCTACCAATGAATCATTCACAGAAGGTTTTTTGGACCTTTATGAGCAAGCGCGAGCAGAAGGAATCGGAATTCTTTCGGAACTTTTTAGCTACTGGGACTCTCCTTCCGAAGGTAAACGGTACTCCTTACAAACGATGCTGTCTAACATTTCGTATGATACCGGAAAAGCTCTAAACCTGCAGTTAACAAATCAATATTGTGATCCAATCGTATAATCAGAGAACAGTTATTTCGTGTTCTCTTTTTATTTTACTTTATCCAAAAATGCCTTTGGCGTTTTGGATTCAAAATGTACACTTTTTACTGATGAGGGGTGTACAAAGGTAATCTCCTTTGCGTGAAGCCCTAAGCGCCCTATTGGATTATGAGTAGATCCATACTTTTTGTCTCCAACTATAGAATGTCCTATATCCTGCATGTGAACTCTAATCTGATTTTTCCGACCCGTATCTAGTCTTACTTCTAAAAGGGAGTAATTAATATTTGATTGAAGTAACTTGTAATGGGTAACAGCTTTTTTTCCATTATTAGGTTTCGGACTCGAATACATCATATGTGTCTTGGTTTCGTTTAACCATGAGGTAATGGTTCCCTCCGACTTCTGTACCTTTCCTTCTACAAGTGCAATATAAACTCGCTCCTCCACCACTTTCTTCCAGCTTTCTTGGAACTTATGCTTCACTAGTTCAGATTTCGAAAATATCATCACCCCTGATGTATCGCGATCCAAACGATGAACGATAAAGATTCGATTTTTAGGATGCTGTGTTTTTACATAATCGGAAAGCTGACGATAGGCTGTCATTGTTTTTTCATGAGAGGACGCCATAGATAATAACCCCGCTTCTTTCTCAATCACCATTAGATCATTATCTTCGAAAAGTATTGTTACTCCTTGTAAGGCTGGATTTTTATTATCTTTATATATGGTAATCCTTTGTCCCCTTACTAACGGATGGTTATGCTGAGTTACTCTTTCTCCATTCACTGCAACCTGTCCTCTCGTCAAAATTGATTTCACTGCGTTTCGGCTCCTATTTGGTAATATCTTCTGTAAATACGGCAGTAATGTTG
This genomic stretch from Pontibacillus yanchengensis harbors:
- a CDS encoding zinc dependent phospholipase C family protein produces the protein MPNIWTHILFCEDLIDSIETSEEWTAAQPYLNLGAQGPDPFFYHNFWPWKKDGSVNEIGNALHHYYCGPVLLSMIEQAKQASFSTKAYVAGFVTHHILDRNTHPYIHYLAGYHKNKHQELEVIIDTIMMERYRNLQTWKTPVYKEINVGRLLDREIEELLDKSITLYFPKERNKVAEHYIQSAYKDMKKALRVLYDPYGWKNILLGSMISSFSHQPVKSNTDYLNEKKLVWKHSATNESFTEGFLDLYEQARAEGIGILSELFSYWDSPSEGKRYSLQTMLSNISYDTGKALNLQLTNQYCDPIV
- a CDS encoding RluA family pseudouridine synthase, which translates into the protein MKNKQKKSVGKTEPKQYTVEEETTLLPYLQKILPNRSRNAVKSILTRGQVAVNGERVTQHNHPLVRGQRITIYKDNKNPALQGVTILFEDNDLMVIEKEAGLLSMASSHEKTMTAYRQLSDYVKTQHPKNRIFIVHRLDRDTSGVMIFSKSELVKHKFQESWKKVVEERVYIALVEGKVQKSEGTITSWLNETKTHMMYSSPKPNNGKKAVTHYKLLQSNINYSLLEVRLDTGRKNQIRVHMQDIGHSIVGDKKYGSTHNPIGRLGLHAKEITFVHPSSVKSVHFESKTPKAFLDKVK